A single genomic interval of Corylus avellana chromosome ca10, CavTom2PMs-1.0 harbors:
- the LOC132163154 gene encoding argininosuccinate synthase, chloroplastic-like, which translates to MEATKARGLRGKLDKVVLATTKTHLENYGCEVVCFTADVSQGVEELEGLEKKAKASGASQLVVKDLREEFVRDYVFPCLRAGAIYERKYLLGTSMARPVIANAMVDVAIEVGADAVSHGCTGKGNDQVRFELTFFALNPKLNVVVPWREWDIRGREDAIYYAKRHKVPVPVTKQSIYSRDRNLWHLSHEGDILEDPAIEPKKDMYMLTVDPEDAPSVPEYAEIGVESGLPVSVNGKRLFPASLLAELNKIGGRHGIGRVDMVENRLVSMKSRGVYETPGGTILFTAVRELESLTIDRETMQVKDSLALKYAELVYAGRWFDPLRESLDAFMEKITESTTGSVELKLYKGSVNVTGRSSPYSLYRKDVSSFEDSLIYDQADAAGFIRLYGLPMQVRSMLKQGI; encoded by the exons ATGGAAGCTACAAAGGCTAGAGGATTACGTGGCAAACTGGACAAAGTTGTTCTAGCCACCACTAAGACACATCT GGAGAACTATGGCTGTGAAGTAGTTTGCTTCACTGCGGATGTTAGTCAG GGTGTAGAGGAATTGGAAGGCTTGGAGAAAAAGGCTAAAGCCAGTGGGGCTTCTCAGTTAGTGGTGAAGGACTTGAGGGAGGAATTTGTGCGAGACTACGTATTCCCTTGCTTGAGAGCTGGTGCTATTTATGAGAGGAAATACTTGCTGGGAACTTCCATGGCCCGCCCTGTTATTGCAAAC gccATGGTGGATGTTGCCATAGAAGTTGGAGCTGATGCTGTCTCTCATGGATGCACAGGAAAAGGAAATGATCAG GTTCGCTTTGAGCTTACATTCTTTGCTCTGAATCCCAAGCTAAATGTTGTAGTTCCTTGGAGGGAATGGGATATTAGAGGAAGAGAAGATGCTATTTATTATGCTAAGAGGCATAAAGTGCCCGTCCCAGTCACAAAACAATCCATATACAGCCGGGACAGGAACTTATGGCACCTTAGCCATGAG GGTGACATTCTGGAAGACCCGGCAATCGAGCCTAAGAAGGATATGTACATGTTGACGGTGGACCCAGAAGATGCACCGAGTGTACCAGA ATATGCTGAAATCGGGGTAGAATCGGGTCTTCCCGTTTCAGTCAACGGGAAGAGGCTATTTCCGGCATCTCTACTTGCAGAACTCAACAAGATTGGTGGAAGGCATGGAATTGGCCGAGTTGACATGGTTGAAAACCGACTTGTTAGTATGAAAAGCCGTGGAGTGTATGAAACTCCAGGTGGGACAATCCTCTTCACCGCTGTACGAGAGTTGGAGTCTTTAACTATTGATCGAGAAACCATGCAAGTTAAAGATTCACTCGCCCTCAAATATGCAGAGCTAGTGTATGCAGGCAGATGGTTCGACCCACTCCGCGAGTCATTGGATGCATTCATGGAGAAGATTACCGAGTCTACCACAGGTTCAGTTGAACTCAAACTATACAAAGGTTCTGTTAATGTAACAGGCCGAAGTAGCCCCTATAGCCTCTACAGGAAAGATGTCTCGTCTTTTGAAGACAGCTTGATCTATGATCAGGCTGATGCTGCTGGGTTTATACGGCTTTATGGTCTTCCAATGCAGGTTCGATCAATGCTTAAGCAGGGTATCTAA
- the LOC132163774 gene encoding disease resistance protein RPV1-like isoform X1 → MDQIISVIRRCLPFCFPLPEIESEDQNEASQVVGVEGQNEDVQSNSITRSTSSSSQSGWDHDVFLSFRGEDTRKNFTDHLYSALGRAGINTFRDDEGLDRGESISRELLNAIRRSRISIVIFSKGYASSTWCLDELAEIVNCKNTIGHTLLPIFYHVDPSDVRKQSKTFAEAFIWHEKRFQTDMKRVQRWREALTEVAECSGWDLESFANGYESRFIEKIVEEVSCKVNPSHLNVAEHPIGMESRVDDIKDLLNLGTSDVRIVGIYGMGGIGKTTLAKAVYNKICDVFQGNSFLSNLKESSEKHGLVHLQEQLLNDIFKTNLKICNVDSGVSIIEKRIQGKKVLVVLDDVDDFENLHKLVKKQWFGQGSRIIVTTRDERLLSQLEVDKKYKVEELNHWESLRLFSWHAFKMYNPKGDYSELSIEVVKYAGGLPLALVVLGSFLKGRAIAEWKSELKKLQRTPYDKIQKILKISFDSLEKTQQYIFLDIACFFVGMDEEDAIKIFDGCEFCPTSGIPTLIQRSLVSIDYQKKLKMHNLIRDMGREIVHEECPENPGKRSRLWFHEDGLNVLRNHLGSKRVECLILNLPEQLKTEAFRKMKILRLLQINDVDLMGSYEHLSKELKWLCWHKCPLKSLPQDFHLKYLVILDMQHSNLEQVWETEKIFNNLKVLNLSNSKSLIRSLDFSQVPQLEILILKGCTNLKGLPNFLTTPHLKSMNLEGCTSLVEIHESIGLQTGLILLNLQGCENLRNLPSSISNLKSLKTLVVSKCFSLAKLPKRLENMMALTELYMENTAIKQLPSSFIHLSNLETLSFRGCECLIESPKFLRTSRLWTLILEGCTRLVEINESIGFLKRLFRLNLRSCKKLRNLPSSISNLESLEILDLWECYKVEELPEQLGNMTALKSLNAGCTAIKQLPSSFNLLKNLEDLSFVGCEYLMKSPELSETSNLFELTFEGCTSLVEIHESIGHLKYLGSLDLKGCKKLRSLPISSTSNLESLGNLILSDCSKLDKLPEQWGNMKALSMLVADGTAIEQLPSSLGDLSNLENLILPGCGGTSSSWISSDNSNRMSLLSISKLRSLIELDLSDRNLSEDEFCIEFECLSSLRRLKLLRNNFRILPSFISCLPNLEALDLSECTSLQSISLPTRVIGLKANGCTSLERISILTNESSGSLDLDMFTVCESMFILNNCRKLVEIQNLERLQCVPRSVHLGSCNNLSSESMNSVLQMMCKTDYVSSVLLPGSEIPNWISHQAMGSSVSFRVPPFLDGCKISKVLLCIVYAANKEAPALGDEIYFIWRLCNKSSRDQSNDWYDVGRCELIERAPDFDIFEDHIHAQVMAWRDTLWYRRNRIKMRSGDEIEVAIDLHTRFQGRGCMRRIDPQIVEVKRCGIHFGLDGDEPSVRDDDEISESESEEDSRL, encoded by the exons ATGGACCAAATCATTAGTGTCATACGACGATGCTTGCCTTTCTGCTTTCCACTGCCAGAAATTGAATCCGAAGACCAGAACGAGGCCTCCCAGGTTGTAGGTGTCGAAGGCCAAAACGAAGACG TCCAATCAAACTCAATCACAAGAAGCACCTCGTCATCTTCTCAATCTGGTTGGGACCACGACGTTTTCTTGAGTTTCAGAGGTGAAGATACCCGCAAGAACTTCACTGATCACCTTTACAGTGCCTTGGGTCGAGCTGGAATTAATACCTTCCGAGATGATGAGGGGCTTGATAGAGGGGAGAGCATCTCTAGGGAATTACTCAATGCGATTCGTAGATCAAGGATTTCTATTGTGATTTTCTCTAAAGGATATGCTTCTTCTACGTGGTGCCTTGATGAACTTGCAGAGATCGTGAACTGTAAGAACACCATAGGCCACACTCTTCTTCCCATATTTTATCACGTGGACCCTTCGGATGTCCGAAAACAGTCTAAAACTTTTGCAGAAGCCTTTATTTGGCATGAAAAGCGGTTTCAGACTGATATGAAAAGGGTGCAGAGATGGAGGGAAGCTCTTACCGAAGTTGCAGAATGTTCTGGCTGGGATCTTGAAAGCTTTGCAAATGG GTATGAATCAAGATTCATcgaaaaaattgttgaagaagTCTCGTGTAAAGTGAACCCCTCTCACTTGAATGTTGCCGAACACCCAATAGGAATGGAGTCTCGTGTTGATGATATTAAAGATTTATTAAATCTTGGAACAAGTGATGTTCGCATTGTGGGCATTTATGGAATGGGTGGCATTGGTAAAACAACTCTAGCAAAAGCTGTCTACAATAAAATATGTGATGTATTTCAAGGAAATAGCTTTCTTTCGAACCTCAAAGAAAGTTCAGAAAAGCATGGCTTAGTTCATTTACAAGAACAACTTCTTAATGATATCttcaaaacaaatttaaagatCTGTAATGTTGATAGCGGAGTCAGTATAATTGAGAAAAGaattcaaggaaaaaaagttcttgttgttcttgatgatgttgatgACTTTGAAAACCTACACAAGTTGGTCAAAAAGCAATGGTTTGGTCAAGGAAGTAGAATTATTGTAACAACTAGAGATGAACGTTTGCTAAGTCAATTGGAAGtagataaaaaatataaagtagaaGAACTAAATCATTGGGAGTCTCTTCGATTGTTCAGTTGGCATGCCTTCAAGATGTACAATCCAAAAGGAGATTACTCGGAGCTTTCGATTGAAGTAGTGAAGTATGCTGGGGGACTTCCGTTAGCTCTTGTGGTTTTGGGTTCTTTTCTTAAGGGAAGAGCCATTGCTGAATGGAAAagtgaattgaaaaaattacaaagaactCCTTATGACAAGAttcaaaaaatacttaaaataagttttgattCATTGGAAAAAACTCAACAGTACATATTCCTTgatattgcatgtttctttGTTGGTATGGACGAAGAAGATGctatcaaaatatttgatggtTGTGAATTCTGTCCAACGAGTGGTATCCCTACTCTTATTCAGAGGTCACTTGTGTCAATTGATTACCAAAAGAAGTTGAAGATGCATAATCTAATTCGAGATATGGGGAGGGAAATTGTTCATGAAGAATGTCCTGAAAATCCAGGAAAACGAAGCAGGTTATGGTTTCACGAGGATGGCTTAAATGTACTACGCAATCATTTG GGCTCGAAGAGAGTGGAGTGTCTCATCTTAAATCTCCCAGAACAATTGAAAACTGAAGCATTTagaaaaatgaagattttgagATTACTCCAAATCAATGATGTAGATCTCATGGGATCCTATGAACATCTCTCTAAAGAGTTAAAATGGCTTTGTTGGCATAAGTGCCCTCTGAAATCTCTACCACAGGATTTTCATCTAAAGTACCTTGTTATTCTTGACATGCAGCACAGTAATCTCGAACAAGTTTGGGAGACGGAGAAA ATATTCAACAATTTGAAGGTCCTTAATCTCAGCaattccaaatctctcattagATCACTAGACTTCTCACAAGTCCCACAATTGGAGATATTAATACTTAAGGGTTGCACAAACCTCAAGGGCCTTCCAAACTTCTTAACAACCCCACATCTAAAGAGTATGAATCTTGAAGGTTGTACAAGCTTGGTTGAGATTCACGAGTCTATTGGACTTCAAACAGGACttattttgttgaatttacAAGGATGTGAGAACCTTAGGAATCTTCCAAGTAGTATTTCTAACTTAAAATCTCTTAAAACTCTTGTTGTGTCTAAATGCTTTAGTCTTGCGAAATTACCAAAACGATTGGAGAATATGATGGCTTTAACGGAGTTGTATATGGAGAACACTGCTATCAAGCAACTACCGTCCTCATTCATCCATTTGAGTAATCTCGAAACTTTATCATTTCGTGGATGTGAATGTCTCATCGAATCACCGAAGTTTTTACGAACCTCACGTCTATGGACACTGATACTCGAAGGTTGTACAAGGTTGGTTGAGATTAACGAGTCCATTGGATTTCTAAAAAGACTTTTTAGGCTAAATTTACGAAGTTGTAAGAAGCTTAGGAATCTTCCAAGTAGTATTTCTAACTTGGAATCTCTTGAAATTCTTGACTTGTGGGAGTGCTATAAAGTTGAAGAGTTACCGGAGCAATTGGGGAATATGACGGCTTTAAAAAGCCTGAATGCAGGGTGCACTGCTATTAAGCAACTACCATCCTCCTTTAACCTTTTGAAGAATCTCGAAGATTTAAGTTTTGTTGGATGTGAATATCTCATGAAATCACCAGAGTTATCAGAAACCTCAAATCTATTCGAACTGACATTTGAAGGTTGTACAAGTTTGGTTGAGATTCACGAGTCCATTGGACATCTAAAATATCTTGGTTCACTTGATTTAAAAGGGTGCAAGAAGCTTAGGAGTCTTCCAATTAGTAGCACTTCTAATTTAGAATCTCTTGGAAATCTTATATTGTCTGACTGCTCAAAACTTGACAAGTTACCGGAACAATGGGGGAATATGAAGGCTTTATCGATGCTTGTTGCAGACGGAACTGCTATTGAGCAACTACCATCTTCCTTGGGTGATTTGAGCAATCTTGAGAATTTAATATTACCTGGATGTGGAGGAACATCCTCATCATGGATATCATCCGATAACTCCAACCGCATGAGTTTGTTATCCATTTCTAAATTACGTTCATTGATAGAACTAGATCTTAGTGACCGCAATTTGTCTGAAGATGAGTTTTGCATTGAATTTGAATGTTTATCTTCACTTCGAAGATTGAAATTATTAAGAAACAATTTTCGTATCTTACCTAGTTTCATCAGCTGCCTTCCTAACTTAGAAGCATTGGATTTGAGTGAGTGTACTAGTCTTCAATCAATTTCACTTCCCACAAGAGTAATAGGTTTGAAAGCAAATGGCTGCACATCATTGGAAAGAATCTCAATTCTGACGAACGAGAGTTCAGGATCTTTAGACCTTGACATGTTCACCGTGTGCGAGTCAATGTTTATCCTTAATAATTGCCGCAAACTGGTTGAGATTCAAAATTTGGAGAGGTTGCAATGTGTACCCCGTTCGGTTCACCTGGGAAGCTGCAACAATCTATCATCGGAATCTATGAATAGTGTTCTCCAg atgatGTGCAAGACAGATTACGTTAGTTCCGTTCTCCTCCCCGGAAGTGAGATTCCAAATTGGATTAGCCATCAGGCAATGGGTTCTTCAGTATCTTTCCGTGTACCTCCGTTTTTGGATGGCTGTAAAATTAGCAAGGTGCTTTTATGCATTGTTTATGCAGCAAACAAGGAAGCACCAGCTTTGGGTGATGAAATTTACTTCATTTGGAGATTATGTAATAAAAGTTCTAGAGACCAGTCCAACGACTGGTATGACGTGGGACGATGTGAGCTTATAGAAAGAGCACCAGATTTTGATATCTTTGAAGATCATATACATGCACAAGTGATGGCTTGGCGCGATACCTTATGGTACAGACGAAATAGAATTAAGATGAGAAGTGGAGATGAAATAGAGGTCGCCATCGATCTACATACACGGTTCCAGGGAAGAGGTTGTATGCGTAGAATTGATCCGCAAATTGTGGAAGTGAAGAGGTGTGGAATTCATTTTGGACTTGATGGTGATGAGCCAAGTGTTAGAGATGATGATGAGATCTCTGAAAGTGAAAGTGAGGAGGATTCACGATTGTAG
- the LOC132163774 gene encoding disease resistance protein RPV1-like isoform X2: MYQILSSVLRRCFKRKREPESEDQNEPRKVLVVEGANEDVQSNSITRSTSSSSQSGWDHDVFLSFRGEDTRKNFTDHLYSALGRAGINTFRDDEGLDRGESISRELLNAIRRSRISIVIFSKGYASSTWCLDELAEIVNCKNTIGHTLLPIFYHVDPSDVRKQSKTFAEAFIWHEKRFQTDMKRVQRWREALTEVAECSGWDLESFANGYESRFIEKIVEEVSCKVNPSHLNVAEHPIGMESRVDDIKDLLNLGTSDVRIVGIYGMGGIGKTTLAKAVYNKICDVFQGNSFLSNLKESSEKHGLVHLQEQLLNDIFKTNLKICNVDSGVSIIEKRIQGKKVLVVLDDVDDFENLHKLVKKQWFGQGSRIIVTTRDERLLSQLEVDKKYKVEELNHWESLRLFSWHAFKMYNPKGDYSELSIEVVKYAGGLPLALVVLGSFLKGRAIAEWKSELKKLQRTPYDKIQKILKISFDSLEKTQQYIFLDIACFFVGMDEEDAIKIFDGCEFCPTSGIPTLIQRSLVSIDYQKKLKMHNLIRDMGREIVHEECPENPGKRSRLWFHEDGLNVLRNHLGSKRVECLILNLPEQLKTEAFRKMKILRLLQINDVDLMGSYEHLSKELKWLCWHKCPLKSLPQDFHLKYLVILDMQHSNLEQVWETEKIFNNLKVLNLSNSKSLIRSLDFSQVPQLEILILKGCTNLKGLPNFLTTPHLKSMNLEGCTSLVEIHESIGLQTGLILLNLQGCENLRNLPSSISNLKSLKTLVVSKCFSLAKLPKRLENMMALTELYMENTAIKQLPSSFIHLSNLETLSFRGCECLIESPKFLRTSRLWTLILEGCTRLVEINESIGFLKRLFRLNLRSCKKLRNLPSSISNLESLEILDLWECYKVEELPEQLGNMTALKSLNAGCTAIKQLPSSFNLLKNLEDLSFVGCEYLMKSPELSETSNLFELTFEGCTSLVEIHESIGHLKYLGSLDLKGCKKLRSLPISSTSNLESLGNLILSDCSKLDKLPEQWGNMKALSMLVADGTAIEQLPSSLGDLSNLENLILPGCGGTSSSWISSDNSNRMSLLSISKLRSLIELDLSDRNLSEDEFCIEFECLSSLRRLKLLRNNFRILPSFISCLPNLEALDLSECTSLQSISLPTRVIGLKANGCTSLERISILTNESSGSLDLDMFTVCESMFILNNCRKLVEIQNLERLQCVPRSVHLGSCNNLSSESMNSVLQMMCKTDYVSSVLLPGSEIPNWISHQAMGSSVSFRVPPFLDGCKISKVLLCIVYAANKEAPALGDEIYFIWRLCNKSSRDQSNDWYDVGRCELIERAPDFDIFEDHIHAQVMAWRDTLWYRRNRIKMRSGDEIEVAIDLHTRFQGRGCMRRIDPQIVEVKRCGIHFGLDGDEPSVRDDDEISESESEEDSRL; encoded by the exons TCCAATCAAACTCAATCACAAGAAGCACCTCGTCATCTTCTCAATCTGGTTGGGACCACGACGTTTTCTTGAGTTTCAGAGGTGAAGATACCCGCAAGAACTTCACTGATCACCTTTACAGTGCCTTGGGTCGAGCTGGAATTAATACCTTCCGAGATGATGAGGGGCTTGATAGAGGGGAGAGCATCTCTAGGGAATTACTCAATGCGATTCGTAGATCAAGGATTTCTATTGTGATTTTCTCTAAAGGATATGCTTCTTCTACGTGGTGCCTTGATGAACTTGCAGAGATCGTGAACTGTAAGAACACCATAGGCCACACTCTTCTTCCCATATTTTATCACGTGGACCCTTCGGATGTCCGAAAACAGTCTAAAACTTTTGCAGAAGCCTTTATTTGGCATGAAAAGCGGTTTCAGACTGATATGAAAAGGGTGCAGAGATGGAGGGAAGCTCTTACCGAAGTTGCAGAATGTTCTGGCTGGGATCTTGAAAGCTTTGCAAATGG GTATGAATCAAGATTCATcgaaaaaattgttgaagaagTCTCGTGTAAAGTGAACCCCTCTCACTTGAATGTTGCCGAACACCCAATAGGAATGGAGTCTCGTGTTGATGATATTAAAGATTTATTAAATCTTGGAACAAGTGATGTTCGCATTGTGGGCATTTATGGAATGGGTGGCATTGGTAAAACAACTCTAGCAAAAGCTGTCTACAATAAAATATGTGATGTATTTCAAGGAAATAGCTTTCTTTCGAACCTCAAAGAAAGTTCAGAAAAGCATGGCTTAGTTCATTTACAAGAACAACTTCTTAATGATATCttcaaaacaaatttaaagatCTGTAATGTTGATAGCGGAGTCAGTATAATTGAGAAAAGaattcaaggaaaaaaagttcttgttgttcttgatgatgttgatgACTTTGAAAACCTACACAAGTTGGTCAAAAAGCAATGGTTTGGTCAAGGAAGTAGAATTATTGTAACAACTAGAGATGAACGTTTGCTAAGTCAATTGGAAGtagataaaaaatataaagtagaaGAACTAAATCATTGGGAGTCTCTTCGATTGTTCAGTTGGCATGCCTTCAAGATGTACAATCCAAAAGGAGATTACTCGGAGCTTTCGATTGAAGTAGTGAAGTATGCTGGGGGACTTCCGTTAGCTCTTGTGGTTTTGGGTTCTTTTCTTAAGGGAAGAGCCATTGCTGAATGGAAAagtgaattgaaaaaattacaaagaactCCTTATGACAAGAttcaaaaaatacttaaaataagttttgattCATTGGAAAAAACTCAACAGTACATATTCCTTgatattgcatgtttctttGTTGGTATGGACGAAGAAGATGctatcaaaatatttgatggtTGTGAATTCTGTCCAACGAGTGGTATCCCTACTCTTATTCAGAGGTCACTTGTGTCAATTGATTACCAAAAGAAGTTGAAGATGCATAATCTAATTCGAGATATGGGGAGGGAAATTGTTCATGAAGAATGTCCTGAAAATCCAGGAAAACGAAGCAGGTTATGGTTTCACGAGGATGGCTTAAATGTACTACGCAATCATTTG GGCTCGAAGAGAGTGGAGTGTCTCATCTTAAATCTCCCAGAACAATTGAAAACTGAAGCATTTagaaaaatgaagattttgagATTACTCCAAATCAATGATGTAGATCTCATGGGATCCTATGAACATCTCTCTAAAGAGTTAAAATGGCTTTGTTGGCATAAGTGCCCTCTGAAATCTCTACCACAGGATTTTCATCTAAAGTACCTTGTTATTCTTGACATGCAGCACAGTAATCTCGAACAAGTTTGGGAGACGGAGAAA ATATTCAACAATTTGAAGGTCCTTAATCTCAGCaattccaaatctctcattagATCACTAGACTTCTCACAAGTCCCACAATTGGAGATATTAATACTTAAGGGTTGCACAAACCTCAAGGGCCTTCCAAACTTCTTAACAACCCCACATCTAAAGAGTATGAATCTTGAAGGTTGTACAAGCTTGGTTGAGATTCACGAGTCTATTGGACTTCAAACAGGACttattttgttgaatttacAAGGATGTGAGAACCTTAGGAATCTTCCAAGTAGTATTTCTAACTTAAAATCTCTTAAAACTCTTGTTGTGTCTAAATGCTTTAGTCTTGCGAAATTACCAAAACGATTGGAGAATATGATGGCTTTAACGGAGTTGTATATGGAGAACACTGCTATCAAGCAACTACCGTCCTCATTCATCCATTTGAGTAATCTCGAAACTTTATCATTTCGTGGATGTGAATGTCTCATCGAATCACCGAAGTTTTTACGAACCTCACGTCTATGGACACTGATACTCGAAGGTTGTACAAGGTTGGTTGAGATTAACGAGTCCATTGGATTTCTAAAAAGACTTTTTAGGCTAAATTTACGAAGTTGTAAGAAGCTTAGGAATCTTCCAAGTAGTATTTCTAACTTGGAATCTCTTGAAATTCTTGACTTGTGGGAGTGCTATAAAGTTGAAGAGTTACCGGAGCAATTGGGGAATATGACGGCTTTAAAAAGCCTGAATGCAGGGTGCACTGCTATTAAGCAACTACCATCCTCCTTTAACCTTTTGAAGAATCTCGAAGATTTAAGTTTTGTTGGATGTGAATATCTCATGAAATCACCAGAGTTATCAGAAACCTCAAATCTATTCGAACTGACATTTGAAGGTTGTACAAGTTTGGTTGAGATTCACGAGTCCATTGGACATCTAAAATATCTTGGTTCACTTGATTTAAAAGGGTGCAAGAAGCTTAGGAGTCTTCCAATTAGTAGCACTTCTAATTTAGAATCTCTTGGAAATCTTATATTGTCTGACTGCTCAAAACTTGACAAGTTACCGGAACAATGGGGGAATATGAAGGCTTTATCGATGCTTGTTGCAGACGGAACTGCTATTGAGCAACTACCATCTTCCTTGGGTGATTTGAGCAATCTTGAGAATTTAATATTACCTGGATGTGGAGGAACATCCTCATCATGGATATCATCCGATAACTCCAACCGCATGAGTTTGTTATCCATTTCTAAATTACGTTCATTGATAGAACTAGATCTTAGTGACCGCAATTTGTCTGAAGATGAGTTTTGCATTGAATTTGAATGTTTATCTTCACTTCGAAGATTGAAATTATTAAGAAACAATTTTCGTATCTTACCTAGTTTCATCAGCTGCCTTCCTAACTTAGAAGCATTGGATTTGAGTGAGTGTACTAGTCTTCAATCAATTTCACTTCCCACAAGAGTAATAGGTTTGAAAGCAAATGGCTGCACATCATTGGAAAGAATCTCAATTCTGACGAACGAGAGTTCAGGATCTTTAGACCTTGACATGTTCACCGTGTGCGAGTCAATGTTTATCCTTAATAATTGCCGCAAACTGGTTGAGATTCAAAATTTGGAGAGGTTGCAATGTGTACCCCGTTCGGTTCACCTGGGAAGCTGCAACAATCTATCATCGGAATCTATGAATAGTGTTCTCCAg atgatGTGCAAGACAGATTACGTTAGTTCCGTTCTCCTCCCCGGAAGTGAGATTCCAAATTGGATTAGCCATCAGGCAATGGGTTCTTCAGTATCTTTCCGTGTACCTCCGTTTTTGGATGGCTGTAAAATTAGCAAGGTGCTTTTATGCATTGTTTATGCAGCAAACAAGGAAGCACCAGCTTTGGGTGATGAAATTTACTTCATTTGGAGATTATGTAATAAAAGTTCTAGAGACCAGTCCAACGACTGGTATGACGTGGGACGATGTGAGCTTATAGAAAGAGCACCAGATTTTGATATCTTTGAAGATCATATACATGCACAAGTGATGGCTTGGCGCGATACCTTATGGTACAGACGAAATAGAATTAAGATGAGAAGTGGAGATGAAATAGAGGTCGCCATCGATCTACATACACGGTTCCAGGGAAGAGGTTGTATGCGTAGAATTGATCCGCAAATTGTGGAAGTGAAGAGGTGTGGAATTCATTTTGGACTTGATGGTGATGAGCCAAGTGTTAGAGATGATGATGAGATCTCTGAAAGTGAAAGTGAGGAGGATTCACGATTGTAG